The genomic region TGGCGGTAGTTGTCGCTGCCGTATTGCACCTGAATGGCATTGCTCGATTCAGCGCTGGGACGTCGGCTGACCATATCCAGCAGGCCGCCTGGCGGGGTCTGGCCGTAGACGGATGAAGCCGGCCCACGCAGCAGCGTGAGGCGGTCGAGGTTCCAGGTTTCCGCTTTCGGGTTGGCGTACACGCCGCGTGGCAGCGGCAGGCCATCGAGGAATTGGGTGGGCTCGAAACCACGAACACGCATCCAGTCGTAGCGGGTGTCACTGCCGTAGCTGGCGGACACGATGCCGGGCATGTACTTGACGGCGTCATCCAGGTTCTGGACGTTGCGGTCCTGCATTTGCTGGCGAGTGGCGACGGAAATCGAACGCGGGGCCTCGACCAGTGCGGTATCGGTCTTGGTGCCGGCAGCGGTGCGAGACGCCAGGTAGCCATTCACCGGCCCCCACGCACTTTCCGCATCCGCCTGCCCGGTAATACTGGTCTCCGGCAACGCCACAACCCCCTCCGGAATCGCTACCAGGCTGAAGGTGCCTGCACTGCTTTGCTCCAGTTGCAGCCCGGTCCCACGCAGCGCTTCACGCAACGCGCCCTGCGCATCGAATTGGCCTTTCACCGGTGCGGAAGTCTTGCCCGCCGCCAAGCCCGGGTTCAGCGTCAACGCCAAACCGGCTTGGCTGGCGATCTGGTTCAGGGTCGTGGCCAGCGGCGCTGCCGGCAGGTTGTAGGCGCGCACGCTGGAGGCCTGTTCGGCGGCGATCAGCTGGGTGCTGGCCAGCGGGGCGCTGAGGGCGATGGCCACGGCTAACAGGCTGGGGCGCAATAGGGTGTCTAGCGTGCGGGACATACGGCGGCTCCTGAATGGAAATATTTCTCAATTGCCTATGTGCCGAGCGAGATGCAAAAAGTGATAGGGCCGAATGAAAATAATTTCTATTAGTGGGTGAGTGCTGTTTTTGAGGGCCTCATCGCAGGCAAGCCAGCTCCCACAGGGGAACGCATTCCACCTGTGGGAGCTGGCTTGCCTGCGATGACAATGGCCTATGCACCACAGGAGCCTACGGCTTGGGCGCCACCGTCACCCACCACGGCGTGTGTTGTTGAATCTGCACCGGCAAGGTCGGCAGCAGTGCATTCAGCGCCAGGTTGGTGTCGTGCAGCGGGAAGCTGCCGGTGATCCGCAGGTCGGCCACGTGTTTATCCACACCCAGGTACCCGGTGCGATAGCGGCTCAGTTCCTCAACCACGTCGCCGAGGCGCGCGTTGTCTACCACCAGCATGCCGCGTGTCCAGGCGTCGGTGCCGGGGCTGATAGCCAGCATCGGGCCGAGGCCGTCGCGGCGCATCAGGACTTGCTGACCTTCCTTGAAGATCTGCTCCTGATGCAGCGCTTCAGGCTGCGCGCCGACGGCAGACTGCAACACGCTGAGGCGCGTGCCGTCGTCTTCGCGCTTGACGATAAACCGCGTACCCAAGGCGCGCAGGCTGCCTTCGCGAGTTTCGACAAAAAACGGGCGGGCGTCGTTGTGGCCGGTCTCGATGAGGATTTCGCCCTCCTGCAACACGATCAGCCGGCGTTTTTCGTCGAAGCGCACGTCGATGGCGCTGTGGGTATTGAGGTTGATCACCGTGCCGTCCGCCAGCTTCAGGGTGCGCTGTTCGCCGGTGGCGGTGCGCTGGTCGGCCAGCCAATAGTTGAGCGGCACGTAGCGCTGGCCGGCGAAGAGCACCAGGCCGCATACCAGCACCACACTGGCCAGGCCGCTGCCGAGCTTGCGCACGCGCTTGCGAATGCCTTCGCGCGATTGCAGCAACGCCGCACGGGCCGGGCCTGAGGCCACACTGAAACGCTGATCGAGCATGCCCAGTTGGCGCCAGGCCCGGGCGTGTTCTTCGTTGCTGGCCAGCCATTTGGCGAACTCTTCCTGTTCCACGGCGCTGCCGTCGCCCGAATCGAGGGACAGTTGCCAGGCAATGGCGGCGTCAAGCACCCGTGCCGAGACCGGCTTGGAACTGACCGGGCTCACAGCGGCTCGCCATACAGGGCGATGTAGCACTGGCGAATGCCTTGAGCCAGGTATTGCCGTACCCGAGGCACGGAAACCCCAAGACGCTGGGCGATTTCGGCGTGGCCCATGCCATCGAGGCGGTTATAGAGGAAGGCCGCGCGGGCTTTGCTCGAGAGTTTGCCCAGCAGGCGGTCGATGGCCTTGAGGTCTTCGAGGATCAATTGCTGTTCTTCCGGGGACGGGTGTTCGCTTTCCGGGATCAGCATCAGCTCGGTGAGATAAGCCTGTTCCAGCGCGGCGCGGCGGAAGTAGTCGAACAGCAGACCCTTGGCGATGGCCACCAGAAATGCCCGCGGCTCGCGGGGCTCACGCAGTTCTTCACGGCCCAGCAGGCGCATGAAGGTGTCCTGGCTCAGGTCTTCGGCACGGCTGGGGCAGGCCACATTGCGTCGCAGCCACGCCAACAGCCAGCTGCGATGGTCGCGGTATAACGCGCCAACAAGCTCACTGTGGGGACTTTGGATGGACGACAAGGCGACACCGATCGGGAAGTTTAAACTAACGAGAATTATTCGCGATTGTGGCAGAGGTGTAAGGCGGGTGCAATTGGCGTTGGTCGGGCGGCGGCGTAATGATATCTATCATGATGATGCCGCTTGCTGTGGCGAGGGAGCTTGCTCCCGCTCGCTGCGCAGCAGTCGTAATCCAGGCAGTGCATTTTATTCAGTTGGAAATGGGTTGGCTGATTTTGGGTGCGCTTCGCACCCCGGCGGGAGCGAGCTCCCTCGCCACACTTAGAATGAGGGCGCTTGCTTGCGGCGTTTCCATTGGCCCAGGCGCTGTTGTAACGCGTGCGGGCTGTCGATCTGTTGCTGCCGTGCGCGGCTGAACAAAATCAACATCAACTCCGCCGTCGCCAACGCGTCCGCACTGGCGTGATGGCGCTCGCCCACTTGCAGCTTGAAATGCGTGATCCAGTCATCCAGCCCCGCTTCGCGGATGTTGGCATCAGGGCACAGCAGCGGGGCGATGTCGGCCACGTCCAGGAACGGGTGGTTCAATCGATAGCCCAGGCTGTCCTTGAGCGCCCGGCACAGCATGTGTTGATCGAAGGGCGCATGAAACGCCAGCAGCGGACTGTCGCCGACAAACTCCATGAAGTCCATCAGCGCTTCAGCCGGATCACTGCCCGCCGCGATGGCACTGGGCCCCAGGCCGTGGATCAGCACACTGGGGCTGAGCTTGGTCTCGGCCCGTTGCAGGGTGCGTTCGAACAGCTGGGAGAAGTCCACAGCACCGTCTTCGATCACCACCGCGCCGATGGAAAGCACTTGGTCACGATTGAGGTTCAGGCCGCTGGTTTCGAGGTCCACCACTACCCAGCGCTGGTCTCGCAGCGAACCGTCCCCTAGCTCCCGTGGCTTGGGCAATTGCTCAACCCGCTGCTGTTGCGCTGCGTCCAGGCCAGGTTTGGGTTTGCGCAGCCAGCCAAACAAGCTCACAGCTGATACCGCAAGGTCAGACTGCTTTGCAGGCGTTGGGCCTGGCGCAGGGATTCACGCAGGATGCGCCGGTCCAGGTGGTTGAGGCTGTCGGGGTCGACACGGTTGGAATAGGGCAGGTTCTCGCGGGTTTGCAGTTGGTGCTGCTGCATGCGGGTTTGTTGAATGAAGTGGTAGGCCTCTTCATAGGCCGCACCGTCGAGACGTTCGATGACTTCCTTGGCCACCAGCTGGCGCAAGCGCTCCAGGGTGTTGATGGCGCTGATCCCGTTGGCCAATGCCAGCAGGCGAGCACCGTCGACAAAGGGCGTGAGGCCTTGCACCTTGAGGTCGAGTGTCGCCTTGTCGGCGCCTTTTCGCGTCAGCACGAAATCCCGGAAACGCCCCACCGGTGGGCGCTGGCGCAATGCGTTTTCGGCCAGCATGCGTTGGAACAAACGATTGTCCGCCACCTGGTCGAGAATGCCCTGACGCAATTGCTCGCACCCTTGCTCATCGCCCCAGACCACCCGCAAATCAAAATAGATGCTCGAACCCAGCAGGTTCTCCGGCGTTGCCTCGCGAATAAACCCGGCAAAACGCCGCGCCCATTCGGCTCGGGACAGGCACAGCTCAGGGTTGCCGGCCATGATATTGCCCTTGCACAGGGTGAAGCCGCACAGCGCCAGGCTCTGGTTGATCTGCTGTGCCAGGGGCAGCAGGCGGCCACGAATCTCGGCGGCTTCGGCGGCGTCCCTGGCTTCGAACAGAATGCCGTTGTCCTGGTCGGTATACAGCGTCTGCTCGCGGCGGCCTTCGCTGCCGAAACACAACCAACTGAACGGCACGCCGGGGTCGCCCTTGTCAGCCAAGGTCAACTCGATGACGCGGCACACCGTGTGGTCATTGAGCAAGGTGATGATGTGGGTGATCTGCGTGGACGAAGCACCGTGGGCCAGCATGCGTTCCACCAGCTGGCCGATTTCGCCACGGATCGCCACCAGGTTTTCGACCCTGGGCGCATTGCGAATGGTGCGCGCCAAGTGCACCAGGTCCACCCGTTGCAGGGAAAACAGATCGCGCTCGGACACCACGCCACACAGGCGCTGATCCTTGACCAGGCACACGTGGGCAATATGCCGTTCGGTCATCGCGATCGCAGCGTCGAAGGCGCTGTGGTCCGGGGTGAGAAAGAACGGCGCCTGGGTCATATGGCGCTCGATGCCCTGGCTGAAATCGCTGGTGCCGTCGGCCACCACCTGGCGCAGGTCCCGCAGGGTGAAAATCCCCAGGGGCGCCTTGTGCTCGTCGACGATCACGATGCTGCCCACTTGCTGCTCGTGCATTTGCGTGACCGCTTCACGCAGCGGCGTCAGCGGGCTGCAGGTCACCGGGTGACGCATGGCCAATTCGCCCAGGCGGGTGTTCAGCGAGTACTGCGTGCCGAGGGTTTCCACGGCCTTTTGCTGGACTTGCTGGTTGACCTGGTCCAGCAGGCTGCTCACCCCGCGCAAGGCGAAGTCGCGGAAGGCGCTGGAAAGGGCGAACAGCTTGATAAAGGCCGGCTTGTTCAGTTGCAGGCAGAAGGTGTCTTCGGCGGCTTTGTGCTCGGTGCGGGTCGCCCGTTCTCCCAGCAAGGCCGCCAGCGGAAAACATTCACCGGTGGTGATTTCAAAGGTGGTTTCGGCTGAATCCGGCCGCTCGCCGACCACGCGGCCCTGCTTGACGATATAGAAGTGTTCCACCGGCCCGCCAGAGGGCTTGAGGATGCTCTCGCCGGGGGCGTAGAAGCGCAATTGGCACTGCTCTACCAGAAACCCCAGGTGGGTGTTCTCCATCTGGTTGAACGGCGGGAAGCGTTGCAGGAATTGCAGGGTGCCGTGGATGTTCTGCAACACAGCGGTTTTCCCCGCTTGTGTGAAAGCATCAGCTTTACTCATACCTATGACCGCAGTTTTTTTGTCGTTATCGTTCCCCATGGTCGACTCCTGCGCTGCGGGTGCCCATTGGACGTAAGTCTAGGTAGCGATTCGCCCTCACTGACTAGGGAAAAACCTTACATGAATATCGTCCAAACCCCGTAGAACGCCCACTAGGCAAACTTTCCGACGAAGTGCACATTGTTCGCCCTTCCGGCGATGTCTGACTTCTGTGCTGGGAGATTGTTTAGAACTGCCGAGAAACGTATGTCCGACCACGATATTTTGAGTGACGCCGAGCGCGAGGCCCTGAGCGCGGTTATGCAGGAGCCTGATTTACCGCCACAACGGGTTTTGATCGTGGATGACGACAAGGACGCGCGCGAACTGTTGGCAGAAATTCTTGGCTTGGACGGTATTCGTTGCATGACCGCCGACAGCGGTGAGGCGGCATGGGACTTGTTGAGCTCCAGCAGCTCCATTGGCTTACTGATCACTGACCTGCGCATGGCACCGAGCAACGGGTTGCAATTGATTCGCCAGGTACGCGAATCCACCCGGGCGGCGCTGCCGATCATCATCATGTCGGGGGACGCTGAAGCGCCCGACGTTATTGATGCGATGCATTTGAGCGTGGTGGATTTTTTGCTCAAGCCCATTGATAGCGTGAAGCTGGCGAAGATGGTGAAGCGGGAGTTGGGAATAGCCCCGTCGCCAGGCAGTGACGAGCCCCACAAGGTGTATCGTCCTGCCCCGCATCGTCCCCATACGCCTCAGAAACACTCAATCAGTAAGAAAAAATAGCTTTTAGCACACACAAAAAAGCCCTGATCTTTCGATCAGGGCTTTTTCGTTTCTAGCACTTACTCACAGACCATTCTTGGCCTTGAACTCCCGACGCCGGCGGTGCAACACCGGCTCGGTGTAACCGTTCGGCTGCTTGGTCCCTTCAATCACCAACTCCACCGCCGCCTGGAACGCGAT from Pseudomonas yamanorum harbors:
- a CDS encoding FecR domain-containing protein yields the protein MSPVSSKPVSARVLDAAIAWQLSLDSGDGSAVEQEEFAKWLASNEEHARAWRQLGMLDQRFSVASGPARAALLQSREGIRKRVRKLGSGLASVVLVCGLVLFAGQRYVPLNYWLADQRTATGEQRTLKLADGTVINLNTHSAIDVRFDEKRRLIVLQEGEILIETGHNDARPFFVETREGSLRALGTRFIVKREDDGTRLSVLQSAVGAQPEALHQEQIFKEGQQVLMRRDGLGPMLAISPGTDAWTRGMLVVDNARLGDVVEELSRYRTGYLGVDKHVADLRITGSFPLHDTNLALNALLPTLPVQIQQHTPWWVTVAPKP
- a CDS encoding RNA polymerase sigma factor, with the protein product MSSIQSPHSELVGALYRDHRSWLLAWLRRNVACPSRAEDLSQDTFMRLLGREELREPREPRAFLVAIAKGLLFDYFRRAALEQAYLTELMLIPESEHPSPEEQQLILEDLKAIDRLLGKLSSKARAAFLYNRLDGMGHAEIAQRLGVSVPRVRQYLAQGIRQCYIALYGEPL
- a CDS encoding 3'-5' exonuclease; the encoded protein is MSLFGWLRKPKPGLDAAQQQRVEQLPKPRELGDGSLRDQRWVVVDLETSGLNLNRDQVLSIGAVVIEDGAVDFSQLFERTLQRAETKLSPSVLIHGLGPSAIAAGSDPAEALMDFMEFVGDSPLLAFHAPFDQHMLCRALKDSLGYRLNHPFLDVADIAPLLCPDANIREAGLDDWITHFKLQVGERHHASADALATAELMLILFSRARQQQIDSPHALQQRLGQWKRRKQAPSF
- a CDS encoding putative nucleotidyltransferase substrate binding domain-containing protein, whose translation is MSKADAFTQAGKTAVLQNIHGTLQFLQRFPPFNQMENTHLGFLVEQCQLRFYAPGESILKPSGGPVEHFYIVKQGRVVGERPDSAETTFEITTGECFPLAALLGERATRTEHKAAEDTFCLQLNKPAFIKLFALSSAFRDFALRGVSSLLDQVNQQVQQKAVETLGTQYSLNTRLGELAMRHPVTCSPLTPLREAVTQMHEQQVGSIVIVDEHKAPLGIFTLRDLRQVVADGTSDFSQGIERHMTQAPFFLTPDHSAFDAAIAMTERHIAHVCLVKDQRLCGVVSERDLFSLQRVDLVHLARTIRNAPRVENLVAIRGEIGQLVERMLAHGASSTQITHIITLLNDHTVCRVIELTLADKGDPGVPFSWLCFGSEGRREQTLYTDQDNGILFEARDAAEAAEIRGRLLPLAQQINQSLALCGFTLCKGNIMAGNPELCLSRAEWARRFAGFIREATPENLLGSSIYFDLRVVWGDEQGCEQLRQGILDQVADNRLFQRMLAENALRQRPPVGRFRDFVLTRKGADKATLDLKVQGLTPFVDGARLLALANGISAINTLERLRQLVAKEVIERLDGAAYEEAYHFIQQTRMQQHQLQTRENLPYSNRVDPDSLNHLDRRILRESLRQAQRLQSSLTLRYQL